The DNA window TTTGAGGTGCTGAAATGGGCCGGCGCAGCCTACCTAATCTGGCTGGGTATCCAGCAATGGCGCGCGGCAGGGGCCATCGACCTGAATACGCTGGCGAAGGCGCAGACCCGCGGCAAACTGTTCCAGCGGGCGGTGTTCGTGAATCTCACCAATCCTAAAAGCATCGTTTTTCTGGCCGCCCTGTTTCCACAGTTTATCCTGCCCCACCAGCCCCAGGTGATGCAGTATCTCGTTCTGGGCGTCACCACCATCGTCGTCGATATCATTGTGATGATTGGCTATGCAACCCTCGCACAGCGCATTTCAGCATGGATTAAGGGGCCAAAGCAGATGAAGGCGCTGAACAAAGTCTTTGGTTCACTGTTTATGCTGGTTGGGGCGCTGCTTGCCTCCGCCCGTCACGCCTGAATGATGGAATCTCGCTCGCAAAGAGAGGTTCGCCTGGCTGGCGAAGCCATCTCTCTGCGCGAGCCGGCGCGCAAAGCGGGAAATTAATCTTTTTGCCCGCTGTCGACGCTGAGCCCGCCGTGCCAGGATGCCGTCAGAGACGTGATTCACGGATGAACGGCGATGGCAGAAACGGCGACCCCACATGATGCGGTATTTAAAACTTTTCTGTCGCGGGCAGAGACAGCGCGCGATTTTATCGAGATCCACCTGCCACCGTCGTTAACAGCGATCTGCAAACTGGATACCCTGCGTCTGGAATC is part of the Klebsiella quasipneumoniae subsp. quasipneumoniae genome and encodes:
- the rhtB gene encoding homoserine/homoserine lactone efflux protein encodes the protein MTIEWWFAYLLTSIILSLSPGSGAINTMTTSINHGYRGAAASIAGLQTGLAIHIVLVGVGLGTLFSRSVLAFEVLKWAGAAYLIWLGIQQWRAAGAIDLNTLAKAQTRGKLFQRAVFVNLTNPKSIVFLAALFPQFILPHQPQVMQYLVLGVTTIVVDIIVMIGYATLAQRISAWIKGPKQMKALNKVFGSLFMLVGALLASARHA